CAAGTTTGGGACCTCCTTGTATATGTAAAGGAGAGATTGATACAGTGTAGGGGTTTCTGATCATGACCATCGAAAAGAAACTAAAAGTAAAGCCTCCCTCATTCAAAACTCATGGATCAGCAACAAGGAAAACTGTGAAGGCAGAAACTAGTAACAAAAGCACCGCCAATTCATGCATGAAACTAGTCAAGGATGTCCGGTTAAAAGAATCGAAGAACAAGAATTTTGTATTCTCTCCATTCTCAATAGACACTGTggtgggatatatgttttaaaataattcttttatacatttatatcaataattcgagcttggcccagtggttaaACATTTTGGGCCTGGAGGGTTAGCTCTCAGGATCGAATCCCCTCCCCCTACTGattgtgcatatatatatatgacattagtccgggagcggggtctTAGGAGGtttcttggatttttttttaaaagattttttcaaaccgtttttttttactgcacttaattatgttttaattgcGCTAATTATGACATGATTTATTTGCCCGTTTTTTGACTGTTTGGAATGAAATTTTAATTGCAGCAATTAATCCAATTTATTCTCCATTAATCTGCATTGACTGCCTGGTTATAAAAATAGTTTTGagaacagaaagaaaaaaaacaagtttttacactattgtttttttgagaatcaagagaccaaaaatactgagcaagaatagagagagtaaaagtgatcgatttctcattgtgtgcttgagagatcgaaagagagtttttttcggctgttttatcctgggggcgttgtgacggaaaagaactgcttgcacaaaattcaaggcagagccacgaaacgtcctaaagagagcgacctggtcatgactcagccgtcactttgttttgtgtcttaatctctgttttgcaggtgtgaaatcggcaattgttccaacacaCTGCTCTAGGTTTACTTGCATCTGGAGTAAGTGGTGAAACCTTGAAACAGATATTAGGCTTACTCAACTCTGAAAGCCTCGACAATCTAAATTGTGGTAATTCTAAACTCATTGACTCATGCGGAAAACGGAAGGAACCCAAACTTTGTTTTGTTGGTGGTGTTTGGACTGAAAAATCTTGTCCCATTAAACCTTCATACAAAAGAGTTACCGCCGCAGTATATAAAGCAGAAGCCAAAGCTGTGGATTTCAAAAATCAGGTAAGCTAGAAAATTCttaatttattatttcattttaacTCGCAGCCTCTTTATATTGATCTGACTCAAAATCTGAATCTGACTCGGCTCGAGTCAGAACTTATATATTTGTCCAGATTCGAAAGTTTTTAAAGGATAACCCTGATATTTAAGAATTTTTGAGTTAGGTGAGGTGTAATTTTCAGATATAATTTGTCAGATAAACGAGTCAGTTGGAGTTACAGAAAAATATGTACCTTGCATGTTAGTGTTTTTGTCAAGTTTTTAGTGATGTTGAAATTACGGCTTGCCTAGCTAGAACTACTCCTTTTtactgttttaatgattttaatctATTTTCATTAGAGCAATAAGGTGCTGAACGAGGTGAATAACTGGGTTGAAAACAAAACCAATGGATTAATCAAAAATCTTATTCCCAACAGAGCAGTCAATGAAGGTACACGATTCGTATTGGCGAATGCATTCTATTTCAAAGGATGTTGGAAAGACTGTGATCAATTTGATTCATCGCTAACCAAGAAATCGGAGTTCTATCTCTTGGATGGAGAAAAAACACTACAAGTTCCCTTCATGTCGTCAAGAACAAAACAATATATTACTTGTTACGATAGGTTCAAAGTACTTAAACTCCCATACAAATGTTCAGAAAATGCTCGTGGTCCAAGTTTTTCTATGTATATAATTTTACCAGAGCAATGAAATGGGCTTGGTGAACTTATAGCTAAGGTGAGTTCTAATCCGGCTCGTTTTTTGCAAAAATATGTCCCAGACAATCAAAGTTTGGTTCTGACGGGAGAATTCAAGGTTCCGAAGTTCAAAATCCTTTTTGATTTTGATGCATCAAGAGTACTCAAGGTATTGGGCGTAGTTTTGCCTTTTGATCCATCCAAAGCAGGGCTGACAGAGATGGTTAATATTGATGGTACCTGTAAGCTTCATGCTGAGAAAGTTTTTCACAAGTGTTTTGTTGAAGTTGATGAAAAAGGAACCGAGGCTGCTGCTTCTACTGCTGTTTGCGGCATGTATGTATCTGCTCGTCGTACTGGTCGTGCTAAACCTCGTGTCGATTTTGTGGCCGATCATCCTTTCATGTTCATTATACGAGAGGAGCAAAGTGGCATGGTGTTGTTCATGGGACATGTCCTCAACCCATTGTTAAAATTTTGATGCCGGTATGGATTATCTACCTGCTAGCTCTTTTTTTAGTTTCATTCAGTGCGCAACTTTAAACATCTCACTTTTCCTCTCTGACTTGagtttttgatttttgaagtCATCACTTTTTATCAATAATTTTTGTCAACTGAATATATATTTATTCATTTAGTTTTGATCTATGTTCTGTTTCATTTTTAACTTTCTTTATCCTACACATGCAAATCCACGGCGGGTTCAAGAATCCAATAGCTAGAAGGAGACTTGTATGAATAAGCATCTGGCAACTCTACACGAAATTTTCACCCTCCACCAGAAGTGGAGTTAGGAATCCAGTTACCGGAAGGCAGGAAAAAGTA
This portion of the Papaver somniferum cultivar HN1 chromosome 11, ASM357369v1, whole genome shotgun sequence genome encodes:
- the LOC113324635 gene encoding serpin-ZX-like, with product MTIEKKLKVKPPSFKTHGSATRKTVKAETSNKSTANSCMKLVKDVRLKESKNKNFVFSPFSIDTVILGLLNSESLDNLNCGNSKLIDSCGKRKEPKLCFVGGVWTEKSCPIKPSYKRVTAAVYKAEAKAVDFKNQSNKVLNEVNNWVENKTNGLIKNLIPNRAVNEDNQSLVLTGEFKVPKFKILFDFDASRVLKVLGVVLPFDPSKAGLTEMVNIDGTCKLHAEKVFHKCFVEVDEKGTEAAASTAVCGMYVSARRTGRAKPRVDFVADHPFMFIIREEQSGMVLFMGHVLNPLLKF